The sequence ATGTGGTGAACATAGAGATATGAAGATTGATAAAAACGTATTTGCAAGATTGCTAGGATTTATAGAAAAATTCCCACACTATTTTATTGGATCAAATGCAGACCTTCCAATAGTAGGAGGCTCCATATTAACTCATGATCATTACCAAGGTGGAGCTTATGAGTTCCCAATGGCACAGGCAGAAGATGATTATAATTTTAACGTAGCAGGTTTTGAAGATATTAAATTTGCCACTGTTAAATGGCCAATGTCAGTAATAAGATTAAGAGGAGAAAATATAAATTCATTAGTTGAAGCAGCTGATTATATATTAAATAAGTGGAGAGGATATTCTGATGAAGCTAGTGAAGTATTAGCTTTCACTAATGAAACTCCACATAATACAATAACTCCTATTGCTAGAAAAAGAGGCAATCTTTATGAGGTTGATTTGGTATTACGTAATAATAGAACAAGTGGAGAACATCAATTAGGAATTTTCCATCCTCATGCAGATGTACAACATATAAAGAAAGAAAATATCGGATTAATTGAAGTTATGGGGCTTGCTGTTTTACCAGCTAGACTTGAAACTGAATTAAAAGAAGTAACAAAATATCTTCTAGATGCAGAAAATTCAATAGCAGAATACCATATTCCATGGGCAAAAGAGTTAAAAGTTAAGTATGCTAATGAAATCACAAAAGAAACTGCTGAAGATATTGTTAAGAAAGAAACAGGATATAAGTTCTTAAGAGTGCTTCAAGATGCAGGAGTTTATAAGAGAAATGAAGCTGGAGATGCAGGTTTTAAGAGATTTATTGATTACTTAAATTAAAACAAATTTTAACCACACATTAATTTCTCTTTGTATATAAAAATGATTGATAGAAGTAAGTTATAAATTATAGCTTACTTCTAATTTTTTTAGGTAATATATATGTGTTACTAATGTATTTTGCATTTATGTAAAGTTGTATATTTAGAGTTTATATTGTATACTGTTTATTTTTATGTTGTAAAATTATATAATTATATAAAAACTATTTGGAAAACTTAAAGTGTTTTGCAGATTGGAGCAAACTATGAAAGAAGAGATTCATGAAAAGCTAATAGCTTTAACAGAAGAAGAACTAAAAATTATAAATGGTGACACAACCGTAAATATGAGTATATATAGTGATGATGAAAAATTCATTATAGATAGCAATAAACTACTACCCAAGGGAGAGTTAATAGATATCAGAAAACATACCAGATTTATTGATTTTCCAAAGCATAAACATAATTATATTGAGTTTAATTATGTTTATCAAGG comes from Clostridium sp. TW13 and encodes:
- the galT gene encoding UDP-glucose--hexose-1-phosphate uridylyltransferase, with amino-acid sequence MELQEKIQLLVAKAIESELIEKEDEIYCINQVMDLFHLKDIEKRNVELGEETIPDILDELVDFAAANNIIEDLSDEKDILSAKVMNCFMSKPSEVIRKFYTKYDESPARATEYFYGLSKNNNYIQTKRIAKNISYKVGTEYGDLDITINLSKPEKNPKDIAKAKEAKSTNYPKCLLCVENEGYVGRINHPARSNHRIIPMDLLNESWYLQYSPYSYYNEHCIVLCGEHRDMKIDKNVFARLLGFIEKFPHYFIGSNADLPIVGGSILTHDHYQGGAYEFPMAQAEDDYNFNVAGFEDIKFATVKWPMSVIRLRGENINSLVEAADYILNKWRGYSDEASEVLAFTNETPHNTITPIARKRGNLYEVDLVLRNNRTSGEHQLGIFHPHADVQHIKKENIGLIEVMGLAVLPARLETELKEVTKYLLDAENSIAEYHIPWAKELKVKYANEITKETAEDIVKKETGYKFLRVLQDAGVYKRNEAGDAGFKRFIDYLN